The DNA sequence ttaattttgaaattacaggGAAAATACTGGtcgtatgaaaaaatttttcaagcaaaagttgtaggaaattaaattttgaaggaaaaatgtctcttatgatttttttatatgaccaATATTTGaaccgtaatttcaaaattaagattttcataattaataaaaatttgaattttcattatgaatcttaatttttaaattacagtgaaaatattgatcctacaaaaaattataagagacattttttcttcaaaactaaatttcctacaacttttgtttgaaaactttttttgtacgaccagtatttttaccataattttaaaattaacattttcataatttccaaaaatttgaatcattcattatgaatcttaattttcaaattacagtaaaaatattgatcctataaaaaaatcataagagacattttttcttcaaaactaaatttcttacaacttttgtttgaaaactttttttgtacgaCCAGTATTTTcaccataatttcaaaattaacattttcataatttccaaaaatttgaatcattcattatgaatcttaattttcaaattacagtaaaaatattgatcctataaaaaaatcataagagacattttttcttcaaaactaaatttcttacaacttttgtttgaaaactttttttgtacgaTCAATATTTTCGCCATAATATCAAACATTCGAAATTGAAGCAAAAATCTTATCCCCATTAATTAAtaccaataattattttaattattttagcgCTGGGAGCGGCGTATGGAACCGCGAAGGCTGGAACGGGAATCGCAGCGATGTCTGTGATGAGACCAGAATTGATAATGAAATCGATAATTCCAGTTGTTATGGCTGGTATTATTGCAATTTATGGTTTGGTCGTCGCTGTATTGATCGCTGGTCAATTGAAGGAACCTTCTGGTTACTCATTGTATCAGTAAGTAGTtctttttataagaaaaaataaataaattgattagaAATCGATTAATTTGGAGAAGGTCAGGTTCGACTGTCGAttcattgagaaaaaaaaaatttaatgaattaatttttttaaaaatttatgggtaatttttaaaatgggaattcaagtaaaaaatttatttaaatcgatcTGTGACATAAATCgatttatggttttttttcttttttaattaagtgaagaattgatttaaataatcgatttgattagtcgatttaaaaatcgatttaaaaaatttttttttaacgattcgAGAAATCGATTAGTAgtcgatttaaaaatcgatttaaaaaatttttttttaacgattcgAGAAATCGATTAGTAgtcgatttaaaaatcgatttaaaaaatttttttttaacgattcaAGAAATCGATTAGTAgtcgatttaaaaatcgatttaaaaattttttttttttagattcgaGAAATCGATTAGTagtcgatttaaaaaatcgattaataatCGGGTTTATACATTAACAATATCGATTTGgaaaatcgattttattgattcttacaaaaaatcgatttatagAATCgattattacaaatttaaaatatcgattttaacTATCTATTAAAATCGATATAAAAAGTCgattaaaatcatttgatacctttttttttagtcgatTACAGTAATCGATTTTTAAGATTGATTTAAagaatcgatttaaaaaaatcaatttttcaaaatcgattataaaaaatcaatcgaagtaaatttttcagtatcgattataaattatctcaaCATCGATTTTAAAAGTCGATTAATGAAATCGATTTAAAGATcgattttatcgatttttaaaaaaagtcgatttaTAGAGTcgattattagaaattttaaatatcgattataATCGATTTAAACAGTCGATTAAAATCGattgatacattttttgattatagTCGATTacaataatcgatttttaaaatttatctagaaaatcgattttaaaaaaatcgattattaaaattaaattttttaatatcgatttttaaaatttttataaaaatcgattttacagaatcgattttttaaatcgatttcacagaatcgattttttaaatcgactTCACAGAAtcgattatgaattttttataaaaaatgaaatttgaaatttttcattaaacataaaaataaaaacaaaaattctcattttaaaaaaaaaaatttttttcaaattatcacAGAGGTTTCATTCACTTGGGTGCTGGTCTAGCAGTAGGATTTGCCGGTCTAGCTGCCGGTTTCGCTATCGGAATAGTTGGTGACGCAGGAGTAAGAGGAACTGCCCAGCAGCCGCGTCTCTTCGTCGGTATGATCCTTATCCTCATCTTCGCCGAGGTACTCGGTCTCTACGGTCTCATCGTCGCTATCTATCTCTTCACAAAAGGAGGATCACAGTAATTATTCACATCCGCTTACTGCCGCCTGGTCTacatctcaaaaaaaaaaattaaaaaaaaaaaaaacaataataattaagtaaaaaaaaaaagttttcgacGCTGATACCGTCGCTCATATCCGATATTATTTCCAGTGATcgaattacaataattaataatttaaaaataattaccgattgtaaatttataattcctctgtagatatttttttaattactatttaaacaGGCggcattaattttatttatcattattattaattttttttttttttttttttttaattttaaaattaaaaaatattttgtcacAAATCAGgccactgtaaaaaaattctttttttttttttttaattaattaattgattgattaattaattaattaattaattaatatgtttagcacaattaaaataaaataataattgtattacatgtaaatttaattaatagaaatttataaattctctaaatgtgaagaaaaaaaaaattattagaaattaatttttttttttttaattttaattttaattaatgattaataattaatgaatgtaTGATAGTATTAAGTCAATTTGAGAGGCTTGACATAATGAatttgattattgttattattattattattttaaaatgaatataatttattttaaataataattaattgataaaattaattacggaggccagtaattaatttttcatgattaattAGTTCATTATGTCATgttaatgtaaattaataaaattgattaaaataaatattaatgacggattgaaaaaaaaagatatgatAATTTGCATTGTACATTCCATTGAATTTTGAGTACAGAGCgagattcaaataaattggtatcgaaatttgaagatcgatatatcgaaatttaaaaatcgattattttttagtgataatattgaaaataattgataataaaaattaaaaattcgatatatcgaaatttcgagatcgatatatcgaagttttgagatcgatatatcgaactgcatatcgattttttttaatgataatcatCAAgataattgagaaaaaataaaaagtcgatatatcgaaattttaaaatcgatatatcggacttttaaaatcgatatatcgaagttATAAGGTCGATATATCGTAGTATTAATACTAATATCTGACATTAAATGaagattttttacaattatgtttgaaaaatcaatacaTCGAAAGTTAAATAATCGATCAATCGAACTACTAAagtcgatatatcgaagttaaaataaatgattaatcgAACTCGAAGTTTCTATATCTCacctaaaaaattaacttttatcagtaaataaaatcaattatcgaactctaaaaaatcgatatatcgaactactaaaatcgatatatcgaagttaaaataatcgattaatCGAACTCGAGGTTTCGATAtctcaattgaaaaaaaacttttatcagtatataaaaaaaattatcgaactttaaatatcgatatatcgaacaattaaaatcgatatatcgaagttACAATAATCGTTTAATCGAACGTCAAGTTTCGATacatcaaatgaaaaaaaaactatcagactcaaaaaatcaattatcgaACTTTacaaatcgatatatcgaacttcagaaaatcgatatatcgaactttaaaaaaatcgatatatcgaaccaaaaatttttaaattaaataaataaaattaaaaatgtttattacaTTGGAGCTGCTaatgaacatttttaaaaaaaatttatttaaaataaaataaaacgaagTCATACTCGACCTTTATCACCAGTAATTACTCCAGCTCACTAGCTCTAAATCGTAACTGGCATTTTCTCCttccaaaataaaaactaaaccagcataaaaaacaatttgatcTCTAGCTTTACGAATTGACTTAAATTATCTAAAGCTCGTTCGTTCCTctccaaaatttatttcattttaaattcaaatttaaatttaaatttaatcgattaCTCTAGTGCGTTTATAatgtacataaaataataatcataataataacagtactCCATATAATGTACACGTACTAGTATAATACCACATATATAATCGATCTAAGtatatagaatattaatttttttttttttttaacgcgagtgtttgaatttttcgcGCGACTGAGGACGAGCACGCGAGTGAGTGACCGCGTGCTAGATTATAATTTAGACTAGACTTTTAGATTCTGGAGCTGCACTAAATAGGCGTAGGGGAGAGATTActaactatacatatatatattatatatatatataaatatatatcacttATCATTGATAACGACAACATGTAATgcaagtaattaaattgtatgtACCTTCCAGTGTTACTGTAGATTTATTGAGCTGAGTGGATCCGgtcataaatatgaaaaaaaaaaaaaaaaagaaatttaattatataaatatatgaatttatgattatcattataattatgattactattattattattaattatatataaataattatgttataaTTGTCCTCGATGTTacagatattaaaaattgaataaataaatgaatattatttatttcatcactgataagatcattttttatgtatttttgacagcaggttaatttttttaaatttcgttttGGGGTAAGGTGGACatgggaaatttattttttgactactgggttgtgggtactcatttgaGAGGAAATTTCATTGTCTACAATTTCCTGaagtcaaaatttaattatttttattttttttattagtaagaacaaattttaatttccagcgtttttgataaaaaaaatgttttttgaaaCATAGGGTTGTGGGTACTTATTTGAGAGGAAATTTCATTGTCTACAACTTCCTGAGgtcaaaatttgattatttttctttttttattagtaaggacaaattttaatctccagcgtttttgattaaaaaaatgttttttgaaaCATAGGGTTGTGGGTACTTATTTGAGAGGAAATTTCATTGTCTACAACTTCCTGaagtcaaaatttaattatttttattttttcatcagtaaggacaaattttaatctccagtgtttttgagaaaaaaattaatttttaaaactatgggttgtgggtactcatttaaCTCAGAATTCAAAGCTCTATACAACCCTGAAGTCAAATTTTGATTACGCACTTCCGGTAGCGAATATGACCTTCATTGCACCTCAtgcgtttttgaaaaaaaacttctatttttaaactatgggttgtgggtactcatttaaCTCAGAATTCAAA is a window from the Microplitis demolitor isolate Queensland-Clemson2020A chromosome 4, iyMicDemo2.1a, whole genome shotgun sequence genome containing:
- the LOC103571311 gene encoding V-type proton ATPase 16 kDa proteolipid subunit c; this translates as MSTPSVLPEDHPIYGPFFGVMGAASAIIFSSLGAAYGTAKAGTGIAAMSVMRPELIMKSIIPVVMAGIIAIYGLVVAVLIAGQLKEPSGYSLYQGFIHLGAGLAVGFAGLAAGFAIGIVGDAGVRGTAQQPRLFVGMILILIFAEVLGLYGLIVAIYLFTKGGSQ